CGTCCAGCGGCCCGCCTCGATGTCCCGGACCGAGTACCCGAGCGCCAGGATCGCCCCGGGGATCGTCGCCCCGAGCTCCGCGAACTTCCGCCGGTCCTGTGGCGGGGTCATCGCGCACCTGCCATCGGCGGCATCCCCGCACGCCGCCGCGCCGCCACATCGCACACCGGGCAGGTTCCCCACAGCCACGCCGTGTCGCTGGCCTCGGCGGCGAGCTCCTGCCCGCACAGCGTCGTGACCTCGGTGCCGTCCGGGTAGATCGACGCGCCCGGCGGGTGCGGATCAGCGCTCGCGTGCCGCTGACCATCAGCCGGCACCCAGTGGAACGGGTGCGGCTGGAACACGGAACTCGCCATGACTCGTGTCCTCCAGGGCCAAGAGATCTCTCGCTGACGAGGCAACTTTCACGCTCTGCCGTGAGCGTGGAAACGACGAGACGGTGTGCGATATGCATTCGGCGCATATCCGCACGTGACAGGCAGTTTCCGCCCATATACTGATCGTGAGATTGGACTGATGGGGTGACAATGGGCGCCACCAGGGGAAAACGTGCATGCCGCCAGTGCAGTGCTCATCTCAGCGGGGATAACCGCGAAACGCACTGCCGTCCATGCCAACGGCGTGTCGTAGCAAGCGGGACGAGTCCTGAGAAGAAGGCTGCGGAGTTCTGGCGGCGTCCCGCTTTGGCCGAAGCGCTCGACACTCGCCACTTCGGCCTGGTCCTGTACGCCTACCGCTACGAACACCGGCCAGTGATCACCCAAGCCGAGCTGGGCCGCTGGCTCGACCTGGCACAGGCCCAGGTGAGCAGGCTCGAACGCGGCACGAAAGGCCCGAGCGACCTCGACAAACTCGCCGCGTGGGCGTTGATTCTCGACATCCCCGAAGCGGCACTGTGGTTCAGGCTCCCAGCACAGGAAGCATCGAAGCCGACGAGAACGTCGCGCATCGACTTCGGCTGGTTCGGCGGCCCCAGGCGGTCACCTGGCGAGAGCACCGAAAGGCGCGAGCCGCTCAGCGTCTCCTCGATCAGGGAGACCACATCCACGTTCCGCAGCCTCGACAACCGGTTCGGTGGAGGGCACGCCCGGGGCATGGTCGGCAGCTACCTGGCCGATGAGGTTGCCCCCGCCATGCACGAACATCGGCCCGGCCGACTCCAGATGGAATTCGTCTCTGCCGTCGCCGAGCTCAACCAGCTCGCCGGGTGGATGGCTTATGACGTCGGCGATACGCTCTCGGGCCGACGCCACCTGCAGCAGGCCTTGCAGCTGTGCCAACGGGTCGGTGACCGAGCGCTGTCCGCTGAAATGCTCGCGGGCATGAGCCATCAGGCCGCGCACGCCCGCAACGGATCCGTCTCGGTAGGGCTGGCACGAGCAGCCCGCGACACCGCGGCCGGCACCGGCGTCGCCGCGCTCGAGTCCGAGGCCGCGGTCATGGAGGCTCACGGCCTGGCGCTGGTCCGCGACAAGCGCGGAAGCATCGCGGCGCTCCAGGACGCCGAGGAAGCCTTCAGCCGGGCCGACCAACTCGAACACCCCGCGTGGCTCGCCTACTACGACGCCGCATACCTCGCCGCCAAGATGGCCCACTGCCTGCGCGAACTCGGCGACCTCCGCACCGCCGAGCGCTTCGCCCGCCGATCACTCGAAATGAGCGCCGGATACGACCGCGGAAAGCTGTTCAACACCGCGCTCCTCGCCTCCATCCTCGCTGACCTGCGTGAGCTCGAAGAGGCCTGCGCCGTCGGCCGCGACGCCTTGCACCTCGGCCGCAAGTTGCAGTCCGCGCGCACCCAGATCTACTTGCAGGACTTCGCTGAGCGGCTTCGCCGGTATCGAGCCGTGCCGGTCGTGGCCGAGCTGGGTGAAGAGCTGGCGGCGATGGGCGTCAGCTTCGACGCTGCGCCAACAGCTTGAACAAGGCGACCTGCGCCGCCGCGCCCGGGATCTGCCCCTGCTCGATGCGTTCTGGGATCTCCGCGAGCGGCACCCACTCGACGCGGGCGGTCTCGTTGATGTCGGCAGGCTTGCCGGTGTCCTCTGCGCCCTCGGCCAGGAACAGCAGGTTCTCGAAGTCGGCGGTACCGGTGAGGGGTTGGAACGTGCCGAACGGCCGCACGACCAGCGGCCTCCAGCCGGTCTCTTCTTCGACCTCGCGGGCTGCCGTGAGCGCGGGATCCTCGTTCGGGTCGACATAGCCGCCGGGGAGCTCCCACACCCACCGGTCGAGGATGAATCGGTGACGCCAGATCATCAGCACGTGATCGGAGTCGATGACCACGGTCATGGCGGCCTTGGGCATGCGCAGCACGTACTGCTCGAACGTGACTCCGTCCGGCAGTTCGACGGACGCGATGCTCAGCTTGAGCCGTCGGGTGTCGTCGATCAGTCGTTCGCCGTGGATGGTCCAAGTCGCCAGCTCAGGCGCGTCCGTCTCATTCGCCACGGTGCGAGACGCTACCGGAACGCCGCGGACGCCTTCCACAACGGCAGATGCCCGGCCGGGTTCACCGGGCCGGGCATCTGCACTCGTCCGACTGCGTGCGTTCGGGATCGGGTTCGTCGTGGGGCGCGTCCGTCATTGCTGGGAGAGTTCGTCGACCAGGCGGTGAAGCGGGCTGGCGAGTTCGAGTTGCAGCAGGTGCGCCCAGTGCAGATCACCGTGCACGCGCAGGCTCAATTCATCGTTTTCTGGTCACCCCCGCCCGATGACCGCGAATCGCTCCGCGGAG
This portion of the Saccharopolyspora antimicrobica genome encodes:
- a CDS encoding zinc finger protein, whose amino-acid sequence is MASSVFQPHPFHWVPADGQRHASADPHPPGASIYPDGTEVTTLCGQELAAEASDTAWLWGTCPVCDVAARRRAGMPPMAGAR
- a CDS encoding helix-turn-helix domain-containing protein, translating into MAEALDTRHFGLVLYAYRYEHRPVITQAELGRWLDLAQAQVSRLERGTKGPSDLDKLAAWALILDIPEAALWFRLPAQEASKPTRTSRIDFGWFGGPRRSPGESTERREPLSVSSIRETTSTFRSLDNRFGGGHARGMVGSYLADEVAPAMHEHRPGRLQMEFVSAVAELNQLAGWMAYDVGDTLSGRRHLQQALQLCQRVGDRALSAEMLAGMSHQAAHARNGSVSVGLARAARDTAAGTGVAALESEAAVMEAHGLALVRDKRGSIAALQDAEEAFSRADQLEHPAWLAYYDAAYLAAKMAHCLRELGDLRTAERFARRSLEMSAGYDRGKLFNTALLASILADLRELEEACAVGRDALHLGRKLQSARTQIYLQDFAERLRRYRAVPVVAELGEELAAMGVSFDAAPTA
- a CDS encoding NUDIX hydrolase, with protein sequence MANETDAPELATWTIHGERLIDDTRRLKLSIASVELPDGVTFEQYVLRMPKAAMTVVIDSDHVLMIWRHRFILDRWVWELPGGYVDPNEDPALTAAREVEEETGWRPLVVRPFGTFQPLTGTADFENLLFLAEGAEDTGKPADINETARVEWVPLAEIPERIEQGQIPGAAAQVALFKLLAQRRS